Below is a window of Humulus lupulus chromosome 9, drHumLupu1.1, whole genome shotgun sequence DNA.
atccttctttatatcaccttggggaggcactttatttttccccttgtccttcttggatggtttgcgtttcttgccttgggtggccatgtgagcactttcaccttgttcctgcaggagccttgcttcttcttgagcacacatggttatcagttcattgatactccatttgtccttatgtgtgttgtaggaaattttgaaaggcccatattgaggtggaagatggttaaggatgtagtggaccaggaaggtttcgggaatgactacatcgagtttcttcagttgagcagaaatgtccctcatctttgaaatatgttctctaactcctttgacaccagtgagttttgtggatgagaactggtggatgaggttgttgtaaagtggtttgtccgaagtgtcgaactgctcatcgatcagtttgatcaagtctttgactttctcaggttgctccaccgatccacgcattcccagagggatcttggacatgatgaacatgatgctgaggcgattggaccgctcccatttctcatatagtgcgatctgag
It encodes the following:
- the LOC133801505 gene encoding uncharacterized protein LOC133801505 yields the protein MDYAIRKDEPAAITVTSTAAQIALYEKWERSNRLSIMFIMSKIPLGMRGSVEQPEKVKDLIKLIDEQFDTSDKPLYNNLIHQFSSTKLTGVKGVREHISKMRDISAQLKKLDVVIPETFLVHYILNHLPPQYGPFKISYNTHKDKWSINELITMCAQEEARLLQEQGESAHMATQGKKRKPSKKDKGKNKVPPQGDIKKDSIKCFFCKKKGHAKKECAKFKKWMDDNGFTKPKEASGK